In the genome of Amia ocellicauda isolate fAmiCal2 chromosome 3, fAmiCal2.hap1, whole genome shotgun sequence, one region contains:
- the c1qtnf9 gene encoding complement C1q and tumor necrosis factor-related protein 9A: MSMELMPIYRVTVSLVLLAALAKAEDLHRRDSCPSGYPGIPGEPGHNGVPGRDGRDGSKGDKGDQGELGTCGAAGKDGPKGDKGESGTAGTAGVKGRRGETGDRGFPGKMGPQGIAGPPGAKGQKGELGLPGPQGHKGDVGPQGLKGQQGLLGPQGERGFSGPRGPTGLTGPMGQIGPPGTKGSIGYRGETGQKGDAGEKGEKGNMPEIPRSAFSVGLTEATKLPPINTPIRFDKIIYNQQSHYDPLTGRFTCAFTGAYYFTYHITVYSKNVKVALMRNGERIIHTMDKYQNSEDQAAGGTVLHLDAGDRVWLQVVGGEFFNGLFADEDDDTTFSGFLLFAN, translated from the exons AGCATGGAGTTAATGCCAATATACAGAGTGACCGTTTCCCTTGTCCTGCTGGCGGCTCTGGCCAAAGCAGAGGATTTGCACAGAAGGGACAGCTGTCCATCTGGCTACCCTGGGATTCCTGGAGAGCCTGGACACAACGGGGTCCCAGGCAGAGATGGGCGGGATGGTTCTAAGGGTGACAAGGGAGATCAAG GTGAGTTGGGGACCTGTGGCGCAGCAGGAAAGGACGGGCCAAAGGGAGATAAAGGAGAATCAG GCACTGCAGGCACTGCTGGCGTGAAGGGCAGACGAGGGGAGACAGGCGACAGGGGCTTTCCTGGGAAAATGGGGCCTCAGGGCATTGCAGGGCCTCCTGGAGCGAAAGGACAGAAAGGCGAGTTGGGGCTGCCTGGGCCGCAGGGACACAAGGGCGACGTGGGGCCACAGGGGCTCAAGGGGCAACAGGGCCTGTTAGGTCCTCAAGGAGAAAGAGGCTTTTCTGGCCCCAGGGGACCCACGGGGCTAACTGGCCCAATGGGTCAGATTGGCCCACCAGGTACGAAGGGCAGCATCGGATACAGAGGTGAGACAGGGCAGAAGGGAGATGCGGGAGAGAAGGGTGAAAAAGGCAACATGCCGGAGATTCCAAGGAGTGCCTTCTCTGTGGGATTGACAGAGGCCACCAAGCTGCCCCCCATCAACACACCCATTCGCTTCGACAAAATCATCTACAACCAGCAGAGCCACTATGACCCTCTGACAGGCAGGTTCACATGTGCATTTACAGGAGCGTATTACTTCACCTACCACATCACAGTCTACTCCAAGAACGTGAAGGTGGCCCTGATGAGAAATGGGGAGCGGATCATTCACACCATGGACAAATATCAGAACAGTGAAGACCAGGCCGCAGGGGGCACTGTTCTGCACTTAGATGCAGGAGACAGGGTGTGGCTGCAGGTGGTGGGAGGAGAGTTCTTCAACGGGCTGTTCGCAGATGAGGATGATGACACGACCTTCTCAGGGTTTCTGCTCTTTGCCAACTGA